A genome region from Cervus canadensis isolate Bull #8, Minnesota chromosome 10, ASM1932006v1, whole genome shotgun sequence includes the following:
- the SLC12A5 gene encoding solute carrier family 12 member 5 isoform X1, whose amino-acid sequence MSRRFTVTSLPPAGTAGTSDPRPHRPSAADLRRRLSGEDAKGDGNPKESSPFINSTDTEKGKEYDGKNMALFEEEMDTSPMVSSLLSGLANYTNLPQGSREHEEAENNEGGKKKPVQAPRMGTFMGVYLPCLQNIFGVILFLRLTWVVGIAGIIEAFCMVFICCSCTMLTAISMSAIATNGVVPAGGSYYMISRSLGPEFGGAVGLCFYLGTTFAGAMYILGTIEILLAYLFPAMAIFKAEDASGEAAAMLNNMRVYGTCVLTCMATVVFVGVKYVNKFALVFLGCVILSILAIYAGVIKSAFDPPNFPICLLGNRTLSRHGFDVCAKLAWEGNETVTTRLWGLFCSSRFLNATCDEYFMRNNVTEIQGIPGAASGLIKENLWSSYLTKGVIVERRGMPSAGLADGTPVDMDHPYVFSDMTSYFTLLVGIYFPSVTGIMAGSNRSGDLRDAQKSIPTGTILAIATTSAVYISSVVLFGACIEGVVLRDKFGEAVNGNLVVGTLAWPSPWVIVIGSFFSTCGAGLQSLTGAPRLLQAISRDGIVPFLQVFGHGKANGEPTWALLLTACICEIGILIASLDEVAPILSMFFLMCYMFVNLACAVQTLLRTPNWRPRFRYYHWTLSFLGMSLCLALMFICSWYYALVAMLIAGLIYKYIEYRGAEKEWGDGIRGLSLSAARYALLRLEEGPPHTKNWRPQLLVLVRVDQDQNVVHPQLLSLTSQLKAGKGLTIVGSVLEGTFLDNHPQAQRAEESIRRLMEAEKVKGFCQVVISSNLRDGVSHLIQSGGLGGLQHNTVLVGWPRNWRQKEDHQTWRNFIELVRETTAGHLALLVTKNVSMFPGNPERFSEGSIDVWWIVHDGGMLMLLPFLLRHHKVWRKCKMRIFTVAQMDDNSIQMKKDLTTFLYHLRITAEVEVVEMHESDISAYTYEKTLVMEQRSQILKQMHLTKNEREREIQSITDESRGSIRRKNPANTRLRLNVPEETAGDSEEKPEEEVQLIHDQSAPSCPSSSPSPGEEPEVEGEADPEKVHLTWTKDKSVAEKNKGPSPVSSEGIKDFFSMKPEWENLNQSNVRRMHTAVRLNEVIVQKSQGAKLVLLNMPGPPRNRNGDENYMEFLEVLTEHLDRVMLVRGGGREVITIYS is encoded by the exons ATGAGCCGCAGGTTCACCGTCACGTCGCTGCCCCCCGCGGGGACCGCCGGGACCTCGGACCCGAGGCCCCACCGGCCTTCAGCCGCAGACCTCCGCCGCCGCCTCTCGGGGGAAGACGCCAAAG GTGATGGCAACCCCAAGGAGAGCAGCCCCTTCATCAATAGCACCGAcacagagaaggggaaggaatATGACGGCAAGAACATGGCCCTGTTTGAG GAGGAGATGGACACCAGCCCCATGGTGTCCTCCCTGCTCAGTGGCCTGGCCAACTACACAAACCTGCCCCAGGGAAGCAGGGAGCACGAGGAGGCAGAAAACAACGAGGGTGGAAAAAAGAAGCCGGTGCAG GCCCCCCGCATGGGCACCTTCATGGGCGTGTACCTACCGTGCCTGCAGAACATCTTTGGGGTCATCCTCTTCCTGCGGCTCACGTGGGTGGTGGGCATCGCAGGCATCATAGAGGCCTTCTGCATGGTCTTCATCTGCTGCTCCTGT ACGATGCTGACGGCCATTTCCATGAGTGCAATCGCAACCAATGGTGTCGTGCCTG CTGGCGGCTCCTACTACATGATTTCCAGGTCTCTGGGTCCAGAGTTTGGGGGTGCCGTGGGCCTCTGCTTCTACCTGGGCACCACGTTTGCTGGGGCCATGTACATCCTGGGCACCATTGAAATCCTGCTG GCTTACCTCTTCCCAGCCATGGCCATTTTTAAGGCAGAAGATGCCAGCGGGGAGGCGGCAGCCATGCTGAACAACATGCGTGTGTATGGCACCTGTGTGCTCACCTGCATGGCCACTGTGGTGTTTGTGGGCGTCAAGTACGTCAACAAGTTCGCCCTCGTCTTCCTGGGCTGTGTCATCCTCTCCATCCTGGCCATCTATGCTGGGGTCATCAAGTCTGCCTTCGACCCACCCAACTTCCC GATCTGCCTCCTGGGGAACCGCACACTGTCTCGCCATGGCTTTGATGTCTGTGCCAAGCTGGCGTGGGAAGGAAATGAGACAGTGACCACACGGCTCTGGGGCCTTTTCTGCTCCTCCCGATTCCTCAACGCCACCTGTGATGAGTACTTCATGCGAAACAATGTCACGGAGATCCAGGGCATTCCTGGCGCTGCCAGTGGCCTCATCAAAG AGAACCTATGGAGCTCCTACCTGACCAAGGGGGTGATTGTGGAAAGGCGTGGGATGCCCTCGGCAGGCCTGGCAGATGGTACCCCCGTCGACATGGACCATCCCTATGTCTTCAGCGATATGACCTCCTACTTCACCCTGCTGGTCGGCATCTACTTCCCCTCAGTCACAG ggaTCATGGCTGGTTCTAACCGCTCTGGGGACCTGCGGGATGCCCAGAAGTCAATTCCCACTGGCACCATCCTGGCCATCGCCACCACCTCCGCTGTCT ACATCAGCTCCGTGGTCCTGTTCGGGGCCTGCATCGAGGGGGTCGTCCTTCGGGACAA GTTTGGCGAAGCTGTGAACGGCAATCTGGTGGTGGGCACCCTGGCCTGGCCGTCCCCCTGGGTTATTGTCATCGGATCCTTCTTCTCTACCTGCGGGGCTGGGCTGCAGAGCCTCACGGGGGCCCCTCGCCTGCTGCAGGCCATCTCCCGCGATGGCATAGTGCCCTTCCTCCAG GTTTTTGGCCACGGCAAAGCCAACGGAGAGCCAACGTGGGCCCTGCTCCTCACTGCCTGCATCTGCGAGATTGGCATCCTCATCGCGTCCCTGGACGAGGTCGCCCCCATCCTCTCTAT GTTCTTCCTCATGTGCTATATGTTTGTGAACCTGGCCTGCGCGGTACAGACACTGCTGAGGACGCCCAACTGGCGGCCACGCTTTCGATATTACCACTG GACACTCTCCTTCCTGGGCATGAGCCTCTGCCTGGCCCTCATGTTCATCTGCTCCTGGTACTACGCCCTGGTGGCCATGCTTATTGCTGGGCTCATCTACAAGTATATTGAATACCGCGG GGCAGAGAAGGAATGGGGCGATGGGATCCGAGGCCTGTCTCTCAGCGCTGCTCGCTACGCCCTGCTGCGCCTGGAAGAAGGGCCCCCTCACACCAAGAACTGGAG GCCACAGCTGCTGGTGCTGGTACGTGTGGACCAAGACCAGAACGTGGTCCATCCACAGCTGCTCTCGCTGACCTCCCAGCTCAAGGCAGGGAAGGGCCTGACCATTGTGGGCTCTGTCCTTGAGGGCACCTTTCTGGATAACCATCCCCAGGCCCAGAGGGCAGAGGAG TCCATCCGGCGCCTGATGGAGGCAGAGAAAGTGAAAGGCTTCTGCCAGGTAGTCATTTCTTCCAACCTGCGAGATGGCGTGTCCCACCTGATTCAGTCCGGGGGCCTCGGCGGGCTTCAGCACAACACCGTGCTTGTTGGCTGGCCCCGCAACTGGCGACAGAAGGAAGACCATCAGACGTGGAGGAACTTCATCG AGCTGGTTCGGGAAACCACGGCCGGTCACCTGGCCCTGCTGGTCACCAAGAATGTCTCCATGTTCCCCGGGAACCCCGAGCGCTTCTCTGAAGGCAGCATCGACGTCTGGTGGATCGTGCATGACGGCGGCATGCTGATGCTGCTGCCCTTCCTGCTGCGGCACCACAAG GTTTGGCGGAAGTGTAAGATGCGAATCTTCACCGTGGCCCAGATGGACGACAATAGCATCCAGATGAAGAAGGACTTGACCACATTTCTGTACCACTTACGTATCACCGCAGAGGTCgaggtggtggagatg CATGAGAGTGACATCTCCGCTTACACCTACGAGAAGACCTTGGTGATGGAGCAGCGTTCCCAGATCCTCAAACAAATGCATTTAACCAAGAATGAGCGGGAGCGGGAG ATCCAGAGTATCACAGATGAGTCTCGTGGCTCAATCCGGAGAAAGAATCCAGCCAACACGCGGCTCCGTCTCAACGTCCCAGAAGAGACAGCTGGTGACAGTGAGGAGAAGCCGGAAGAGGAG GTGCAGCTGATCCATGACCAGAGTGCTCCCAGCTGCCCCAGCAGCTCACCGTCTCCAGGGGAGGAGCCCGAGGTGGAGGGTGAGGCAGATCCAGAAAAAGTGCATCTCACCTGGACCAAGGACAAGTCCGTGGCAGAGAAGAACAAGGGCCCCAGTCCTGTCTCCTCTGAGGGCATCAAGGACTTCTTCAGCATGAAGCC GGAGTGGGAGAACTT GAACCAATCCAACGTGCGGCGCATGCACACGGCCGTGCGGCTGAACGAGGTCATCGTCCAGAAATCCCAGGGTGCCAAGCTTGTTTTGCTCAACATGCCTGGGCCTCCCCGCAACCGCAACGGTGACGAAAACT ACATGGAATTCCTCGAGGTTCTCACCGAGCACCTGGACCGGGTGATGCTGGTCCGCGGCGGAGGCCGCGAGGTCATCACCATCTACTCTTGA
- the SLC12A5 gene encoding solute carrier family 12 member 5 isoform X2, whose translation MSRRFTVTSLPPAGTAGTSDPRPHRPSAADLRRRLSGEDAKGDGNPKESSPFINSTDTEKGKEYDGKNMALFEEEMDTSPMVSSLLSGLANYTNLPQGSREHEEAENNEGGKKKPVQAPRMGTFMGVYLPCLQNIFGVILFLRLTWVVGIAGIIEAFCMVFICCSCTMLTAISMSAIATNGVVPAGGSYYMISRSLGPEFGGAVGLCFYLGTTFAGAMYILGTIEILLAYLFPAMAIFKAEDASGEAAAMLNNMRVYGTCVLTCMATVVFVGVKYVNKFALVFLGCVILSILAIYAGVIKSAFDPPNFPICLLGNRTLSRHGFDVCAKLAWEGNETVTTRLWGLFCSSRFLNATCDEYFMRNNVTEIQGIPGAASGLIKENLWSSYLTKGVIVERRGMPSAGLADGTPVDMDHPYVFSDMTSYFTLLVGIYFPSVTGIMAGSNRSGDLRDAQKSIPTGTILAIATTSAVYISSVVLFGACIEGVVLRDKFGEAVNGNLVVGTLAWPSPWVIVIGSFFSTCGAGLQSLTGAPRLLQAISRDGIVPFLQVFGHGKANGEPTWALLLTACICEIGILIASLDEVAPILSMFFLMCYMFVNLACAVQTLLRTPNWRPRFRYYHWTLSFLGMSLCLALMFICSWYYALVAMLIAGLIYKYIEYRGAEKEWGDGIRGLSLSAARYALLRLEEGPPHTKNWRPQLLVLVRVDQDQNVVHPQLLSLTSQLKAGKGLTIVGSVLEGTFLDNHPQAQRAEESIRRLMEAEKVKGFCQVVISSNLRDGVSHLIQSGGLGGLQHNTVLVGWPRNWRQKEDHQTWRNFIELVRETTAGHLALLVTKNVSMFPGNPERFSEGSIDVWWIVHDGGMLMLLPFLLRHHKVWRKCKMRIFTVAQMDDNSIQMKKDLTTFLYHLRITAEVEVVEMHESDISAYTYEKTLVMEQRSQILKQMHLTKNEREREIQSITDESRGSIRRKNPANTRLRLNVPEETAGDSEEKPEEEVQLIHDQSAPSCPSSSPSPGEEPEVEGEADPEKVHLTWTKDKSVAEKNKGPSPVSSEGIKDFFSMKPNQSNVRRMHTAVRLNEVIVQKSQGAKLVLLNMPGPPRNRNGDENYMEFLEVLTEHLDRVMLVRGGGREVITIYS comes from the exons ATGAGCCGCAGGTTCACCGTCACGTCGCTGCCCCCCGCGGGGACCGCCGGGACCTCGGACCCGAGGCCCCACCGGCCTTCAGCCGCAGACCTCCGCCGCCGCCTCTCGGGGGAAGACGCCAAAG GTGATGGCAACCCCAAGGAGAGCAGCCCCTTCATCAATAGCACCGAcacagagaaggggaaggaatATGACGGCAAGAACATGGCCCTGTTTGAG GAGGAGATGGACACCAGCCCCATGGTGTCCTCCCTGCTCAGTGGCCTGGCCAACTACACAAACCTGCCCCAGGGAAGCAGGGAGCACGAGGAGGCAGAAAACAACGAGGGTGGAAAAAAGAAGCCGGTGCAG GCCCCCCGCATGGGCACCTTCATGGGCGTGTACCTACCGTGCCTGCAGAACATCTTTGGGGTCATCCTCTTCCTGCGGCTCACGTGGGTGGTGGGCATCGCAGGCATCATAGAGGCCTTCTGCATGGTCTTCATCTGCTGCTCCTGT ACGATGCTGACGGCCATTTCCATGAGTGCAATCGCAACCAATGGTGTCGTGCCTG CTGGCGGCTCCTACTACATGATTTCCAGGTCTCTGGGTCCAGAGTTTGGGGGTGCCGTGGGCCTCTGCTTCTACCTGGGCACCACGTTTGCTGGGGCCATGTACATCCTGGGCACCATTGAAATCCTGCTG GCTTACCTCTTCCCAGCCATGGCCATTTTTAAGGCAGAAGATGCCAGCGGGGAGGCGGCAGCCATGCTGAACAACATGCGTGTGTATGGCACCTGTGTGCTCACCTGCATGGCCACTGTGGTGTTTGTGGGCGTCAAGTACGTCAACAAGTTCGCCCTCGTCTTCCTGGGCTGTGTCATCCTCTCCATCCTGGCCATCTATGCTGGGGTCATCAAGTCTGCCTTCGACCCACCCAACTTCCC GATCTGCCTCCTGGGGAACCGCACACTGTCTCGCCATGGCTTTGATGTCTGTGCCAAGCTGGCGTGGGAAGGAAATGAGACAGTGACCACACGGCTCTGGGGCCTTTTCTGCTCCTCCCGATTCCTCAACGCCACCTGTGATGAGTACTTCATGCGAAACAATGTCACGGAGATCCAGGGCATTCCTGGCGCTGCCAGTGGCCTCATCAAAG AGAACCTATGGAGCTCCTACCTGACCAAGGGGGTGATTGTGGAAAGGCGTGGGATGCCCTCGGCAGGCCTGGCAGATGGTACCCCCGTCGACATGGACCATCCCTATGTCTTCAGCGATATGACCTCCTACTTCACCCTGCTGGTCGGCATCTACTTCCCCTCAGTCACAG ggaTCATGGCTGGTTCTAACCGCTCTGGGGACCTGCGGGATGCCCAGAAGTCAATTCCCACTGGCACCATCCTGGCCATCGCCACCACCTCCGCTGTCT ACATCAGCTCCGTGGTCCTGTTCGGGGCCTGCATCGAGGGGGTCGTCCTTCGGGACAA GTTTGGCGAAGCTGTGAACGGCAATCTGGTGGTGGGCACCCTGGCCTGGCCGTCCCCCTGGGTTATTGTCATCGGATCCTTCTTCTCTACCTGCGGGGCTGGGCTGCAGAGCCTCACGGGGGCCCCTCGCCTGCTGCAGGCCATCTCCCGCGATGGCATAGTGCCCTTCCTCCAG GTTTTTGGCCACGGCAAAGCCAACGGAGAGCCAACGTGGGCCCTGCTCCTCACTGCCTGCATCTGCGAGATTGGCATCCTCATCGCGTCCCTGGACGAGGTCGCCCCCATCCTCTCTAT GTTCTTCCTCATGTGCTATATGTTTGTGAACCTGGCCTGCGCGGTACAGACACTGCTGAGGACGCCCAACTGGCGGCCACGCTTTCGATATTACCACTG GACACTCTCCTTCCTGGGCATGAGCCTCTGCCTGGCCCTCATGTTCATCTGCTCCTGGTACTACGCCCTGGTGGCCATGCTTATTGCTGGGCTCATCTACAAGTATATTGAATACCGCGG GGCAGAGAAGGAATGGGGCGATGGGATCCGAGGCCTGTCTCTCAGCGCTGCTCGCTACGCCCTGCTGCGCCTGGAAGAAGGGCCCCCTCACACCAAGAACTGGAG GCCACAGCTGCTGGTGCTGGTACGTGTGGACCAAGACCAGAACGTGGTCCATCCACAGCTGCTCTCGCTGACCTCCCAGCTCAAGGCAGGGAAGGGCCTGACCATTGTGGGCTCTGTCCTTGAGGGCACCTTTCTGGATAACCATCCCCAGGCCCAGAGGGCAGAGGAG TCCATCCGGCGCCTGATGGAGGCAGAGAAAGTGAAAGGCTTCTGCCAGGTAGTCATTTCTTCCAACCTGCGAGATGGCGTGTCCCACCTGATTCAGTCCGGGGGCCTCGGCGGGCTTCAGCACAACACCGTGCTTGTTGGCTGGCCCCGCAACTGGCGACAGAAGGAAGACCATCAGACGTGGAGGAACTTCATCG AGCTGGTTCGGGAAACCACGGCCGGTCACCTGGCCCTGCTGGTCACCAAGAATGTCTCCATGTTCCCCGGGAACCCCGAGCGCTTCTCTGAAGGCAGCATCGACGTCTGGTGGATCGTGCATGACGGCGGCATGCTGATGCTGCTGCCCTTCCTGCTGCGGCACCACAAG GTTTGGCGGAAGTGTAAGATGCGAATCTTCACCGTGGCCCAGATGGACGACAATAGCATCCAGATGAAGAAGGACTTGACCACATTTCTGTACCACTTACGTATCACCGCAGAGGTCgaggtggtggagatg CATGAGAGTGACATCTCCGCTTACACCTACGAGAAGACCTTGGTGATGGAGCAGCGTTCCCAGATCCTCAAACAAATGCATTTAACCAAGAATGAGCGGGAGCGGGAG ATCCAGAGTATCACAGATGAGTCTCGTGGCTCAATCCGGAGAAAGAATCCAGCCAACACGCGGCTCCGTCTCAACGTCCCAGAAGAGACAGCTGGTGACAGTGAGGAGAAGCCGGAAGAGGAG GTGCAGCTGATCCATGACCAGAGTGCTCCCAGCTGCCCCAGCAGCTCACCGTCTCCAGGGGAGGAGCCCGAGGTGGAGGGTGAGGCAGATCCAGAAAAAGTGCATCTCACCTGGACCAAGGACAAGTCCGTGGCAGAGAAGAACAAGGGCCCCAGTCCTGTCTCCTCTGAGGGCATCAAGGACTTCTTCAGCATGAAGCC GAACCAATCCAACGTGCGGCGCATGCACACGGCCGTGCGGCTGAACGAGGTCATCGTCCAGAAATCCCAGGGTGCCAAGCTTGTTTTGCTCAACATGCCTGGGCCTCCCCGCAACCGCAACGGTGACGAAAACT ACATGGAATTCCTCGAGGTTCTCACCGAGCACCTGGACCGGGTGATGCTGGTCCGCGGCGGAGGCCGCGAGGTCATCACCATCTACTCTTGA
- the SLC12A5 gene encoding solute carrier family 12 member 5 isoform X3, with product MLNNLTDCEDGDGGANPGDGNPKESSPFINSTDTEKGKEYDGKNMALFEEEMDTSPMVSSLLSGLANYTNLPQGSREHEEAENNEGGKKKPVQAPRMGTFMGVYLPCLQNIFGVILFLRLTWVVGIAGIIEAFCMVFICCSCTMLTAISMSAIATNGVVPAGGSYYMISRSLGPEFGGAVGLCFYLGTTFAGAMYILGTIEILLAYLFPAMAIFKAEDASGEAAAMLNNMRVYGTCVLTCMATVVFVGVKYVNKFALVFLGCVILSILAIYAGVIKSAFDPPNFPICLLGNRTLSRHGFDVCAKLAWEGNETVTTRLWGLFCSSRFLNATCDEYFMRNNVTEIQGIPGAASGLIKENLWSSYLTKGVIVERRGMPSAGLADGTPVDMDHPYVFSDMTSYFTLLVGIYFPSVTGIMAGSNRSGDLRDAQKSIPTGTILAIATTSAVYISSVVLFGACIEGVVLRDKFGEAVNGNLVVGTLAWPSPWVIVIGSFFSTCGAGLQSLTGAPRLLQAISRDGIVPFLQVFGHGKANGEPTWALLLTACICEIGILIASLDEVAPILSMFFLMCYMFVNLACAVQTLLRTPNWRPRFRYYHWTLSFLGMSLCLALMFICSWYYALVAMLIAGLIYKYIEYRGAEKEWGDGIRGLSLSAARYALLRLEEGPPHTKNWRPQLLVLVRVDQDQNVVHPQLLSLTSQLKAGKGLTIVGSVLEGTFLDNHPQAQRAEESIRRLMEAEKVKGFCQVVISSNLRDGVSHLIQSGGLGGLQHNTVLVGWPRNWRQKEDHQTWRNFIELVRETTAGHLALLVTKNVSMFPGNPERFSEGSIDVWWIVHDGGMLMLLPFLLRHHKVWRKCKMRIFTVAQMDDNSIQMKKDLTTFLYHLRITAEVEVVEMHESDISAYTYEKTLVMEQRSQILKQMHLTKNEREREIQSITDESRGSIRRKNPANTRLRLNVPEETAGDSEEKPEEEVQLIHDQSAPSCPSSSPSPGEEPEVEGEADPEKVHLTWTKDKSVAEKNKGPSPVSSEGIKDFFSMKPEWENLNQSNVRRMHTAVRLNEVIVQKSQGAKLVLLNMPGPPRNRNGDENYMEFLEVLTEHLDRVMLVRGGGREVITIYS from the exons ATGCTAAACAACCTGACGGACTGCGAGGACGGCGATGGGGGAGCCAACCCTG GTGATGGCAACCCCAAGGAGAGCAGCCCCTTCATCAATAGCACCGAcacagagaaggggaaggaatATGACGGCAAGAACATGGCCCTGTTTGAG GAGGAGATGGACACCAGCCCCATGGTGTCCTCCCTGCTCAGTGGCCTGGCCAACTACACAAACCTGCCCCAGGGAAGCAGGGAGCACGAGGAGGCAGAAAACAACGAGGGTGGAAAAAAGAAGCCGGTGCAG GCCCCCCGCATGGGCACCTTCATGGGCGTGTACCTACCGTGCCTGCAGAACATCTTTGGGGTCATCCTCTTCCTGCGGCTCACGTGGGTGGTGGGCATCGCAGGCATCATAGAGGCCTTCTGCATGGTCTTCATCTGCTGCTCCTGT ACGATGCTGACGGCCATTTCCATGAGTGCAATCGCAACCAATGGTGTCGTGCCTG CTGGCGGCTCCTACTACATGATTTCCAGGTCTCTGGGTCCAGAGTTTGGGGGTGCCGTGGGCCTCTGCTTCTACCTGGGCACCACGTTTGCTGGGGCCATGTACATCCTGGGCACCATTGAAATCCTGCTG GCTTACCTCTTCCCAGCCATGGCCATTTTTAAGGCAGAAGATGCCAGCGGGGAGGCGGCAGCCATGCTGAACAACATGCGTGTGTATGGCACCTGTGTGCTCACCTGCATGGCCACTGTGGTGTTTGTGGGCGTCAAGTACGTCAACAAGTTCGCCCTCGTCTTCCTGGGCTGTGTCATCCTCTCCATCCTGGCCATCTATGCTGGGGTCATCAAGTCTGCCTTCGACCCACCCAACTTCCC GATCTGCCTCCTGGGGAACCGCACACTGTCTCGCCATGGCTTTGATGTCTGTGCCAAGCTGGCGTGGGAAGGAAATGAGACAGTGACCACACGGCTCTGGGGCCTTTTCTGCTCCTCCCGATTCCTCAACGCCACCTGTGATGAGTACTTCATGCGAAACAATGTCACGGAGATCCAGGGCATTCCTGGCGCTGCCAGTGGCCTCATCAAAG AGAACCTATGGAGCTCCTACCTGACCAAGGGGGTGATTGTGGAAAGGCGTGGGATGCCCTCGGCAGGCCTGGCAGATGGTACCCCCGTCGACATGGACCATCCCTATGTCTTCAGCGATATGACCTCCTACTTCACCCTGCTGGTCGGCATCTACTTCCCCTCAGTCACAG ggaTCATGGCTGGTTCTAACCGCTCTGGGGACCTGCGGGATGCCCAGAAGTCAATTCCCACTGGCACCATCCTGGCCATCGCCACCACCTCCGCTGTCT ACATCAGCTCCGTGGTCCTGTTCGGGGCCTGCATCGAGGGGGTCGTCCTTCGGGACAA GTTTGGCGAAGCTGTGAACGGCAATCTGGTGGTGGGCACCCTGGCCTGGCCGTCCCCCTGGGTTATTGTCATCGGATCCTTCTTCTCTACCTGCGGGGCTGGGCTGCAGAGCCTCACGGGGGCCCCTCGCCTGCTGCAGGCCATCTCCCGCGATGGCATAGTGCCCTTCCTCCAG GTTTTTGGCCACGGCAAAGCCAACGGAGAGCCAACGTGGGCCCTGCTCCTCACTGCCTGCATCTGCGAGATTGGCATCCTCATCGCGTCCCTGGACGAGGTCGCCCCCATCCTCTCTAT GTTCTTCCTCATGTGCTATATGTTTGTGAACCTGGCCTGCGCGGTACAGACACTGCTGAGGACGCCCAACTGGCGGCCACGCTTTCGATATTACCACTG GACACTCTCCTTCCTGGGCATGAGCCTCTGCCTGGCCCTCATGTTCATCTGCTCCTGGTACTACGCCCTGGTGGCCATGCTTATTGCTGGGCTCATCTACAAGTATATTGAATACCGCGG GGCAGAGAAGGAATGGGGCGATGGGATCCGAGGCCTGTCTCTCAGCGCTGCTCGCTACGCCCTGCTGCGCCTGGAAGAAGGGCCCCCTCACACCAAGAACTGGAG GCCACAGCTGCTGGTGCTGGTACGTGTGGACCAAGACCAGAACGTGGTCCATCCACAGCTGCTCTCGCTGACCTCCCAGCTCAAGGCAGGGAAGGGCCTGACCATTGTGGGCTCTGTCCTTGAGGGCACCTTTCTGGATAACCATCCCCAGGCCCAGAGGGCAGAGGAG TCCATCCGGCGCCTGATGGAGGCAGAGAAAGTGAAAGGCTTCTGCCAGGTAGTCATTTCTTCCAACCTGCGAGATGGCGTGTCCCACCTGATTCAGTCCGGGGGCCTCGGCGGGCTTCAGCACAACACCGTGCTTGTTGGCTGGCCCCGCAACTGGCGACAGAAGGAAGACCATCAGACGTGGAGGAACTTCATCG AGCTGGTTCGGGAAACCACGGCCGGTCACCTGGCCCTGCTGGTCACCAAGAATGTCTCCATGTTCCCCGGGAACCCCGAGCGCTTCTCTGAAGGCAGCATCGACGTCTGGTGGATCGTGCATGACGGCGGCATGCTGATGCTGCTGCCCTTCCTGCTGCGGCACCACAAG GTTTGGCGGAAGTGTAAGATGCGAATCTTCACCGTGGCCCAGATGGACGACAATAGCATCCAGATGAAGAAGGACTTGACCACATTTCTGTACCACTTACGTATCACCGCAGAGGTCgaggtggtggagatg CATGAGAGTGACATCTCCGCTTACACCTACGAGAAGACCTTGGTGATGGAGCAGCGTTCCCAGATCCTCAAACAAATGCATTTAACCAAGAATGAGCGGGAGCGGGAG ATCCAGAGTATCACAGATGAGTCTCGTGGCTCAATCCGGAGAAAGAATCCAGCCAACACGCGGCTCCGTCTCAACGTCCCAGAAGAGACAGCTGGTGACAGTGAGGAGAAGCCGGAAGAGGAG GTGCAGCTGATCCATGACCAGAGTGCTCCCAGCTGCCCCAGCAGCTCACCGTCTCCAGGGGAGGAGCCCGAGGTGGAGGGTGAGGCAGATCCAGAAAAAGTGCATCTCACCTGGACCAAGGACAAGTCCGTGGCAGAGAAGAACAAGGGCCCCAGTCCTGTCTCCTCTGAGGGCATCAAGGACTTCTTCAGCATGAAGCC GGAGTGGGAGAACTT GAACCAATCCAACGTGCGGCGCATGCACACGGCCGTGCGGCTGAACGAGGTCATCGTCCAGAAATCCCAGGGTGCCAAGCTTGTTTTGCTCAACATGCCTGGGCCTCCCCGCAACCGCAACGGTGACGAAAACT ACATGGAATTCCTCGAGGTTCTCACCGAGCACCTGGACCGGGTGATGCTGGTCCGCGGCGGAGGCCGCGAGGTCATCACCATCTACTCTTGA